One segment of Buteo buteo chromosome 6, bButBut1.hap1.1, whole genome shotgun sequence DNA contains the following:
- the LIN52 gene encoding protein lin-52 homolog isoform X4 — MAAPADGADLEASLLSFEKLDRASPDLWPEQLPGVAEFAASFKSPITSSPPKWMAELENDDIDMLKELGSLTTANLMEKVRGLQNLAYQLGLDE, encoded by the exons ATGGCGGCTCCCGCGGACG GTGCCGACCTGGAGGCCTCGCTGCTGAGCTTCGAGAAGCTGGACCGCGCCTCCCCGGACCTGTGGCCCGAGCAGC TGCCCGGCGTTGCCGAGTTCGCCGCCTCCTTCAAAAGC ccTATTACAAGTTCTCCTCCCAAGTGGATGGCTGAATTAGAAAATGATGATATCGATATGTTAAAGG AGTTGGGGAGTCTCACTACAGCTAACCTGATGGAAAAAGTTCGTGGGCTGCAGAACCTGGCTTATCAGCTGGGACTGGATGAAT
- the ALDH6A1 gene encoding methylmalonate-semialdehyde/malonate-semialdehyde dehydrogenase [acylating], mitochondrial yields the protein MAAAAVARGAWGGRRRVALRLSRRAGAPWIASAAAFSSSSSVPTTKLFIDGKFVESKTTEWIDIHNPATNEVVGRVPKATASEMEAAVASCKKAFWNWSETSVLSRQQIFLRYQQLIKDNLKEISKLITFEQGKTLADAEGDVFRGLQVVEHACSVTSLILGETMPSITKDMDTYTYRLPLGVCAGIAPFNFPAMIPLWMFPMAMVCGNTFLMKPSERVPGALMFLAKLFQDAGAPDGTLNIIHGQHEAVNFICDHPDIRAISFVGSNQAGEYIYERGSRNGKRVQANMGAKNHGVVMPDANKENTLNQLVGAAFGAAGQRCMALSTAILVGEAQKWLPELVERAKNLRVNAGDQPGADLGPLISPQAKERVCHLIEKGVKEGASLLLDGRNIKVKGYENGNFVGPTILANVKPNMTCYKEEIFGPVLVVLEADTLDDAIEMVNNNPYGNGTAIFTTNGATARKYSHLVDVGQVGVNVPIPVPLPMFSFTGSRASFRGDTNFYGKQGVQFYTQLKTIISQWKEEDATVTKPAVVMPTMGN from the exons atggcggcggcggcggtggcgcgCGGCGCctggggcgggcggcggcgcgtggcgCTGAGG CTGTCGCGGAGAGCCGGTGCCCCCTGGATCGCCTCAGCCgccgccttctcctcctcctcctcggtg CCAACAACCAAACTCTTCATTGATGGGAAGTTTGTTGAGTCCAAAACTACTGAATGGATTGATATCCACAACCCG gccACAAATGAAGTGGTTGGCCGTGTACCAAAAGCCACGGCCAGTGAGATGGAGGCAGCTGTGGCTTCTTGCAAAAAGGCGTTTTGGAACTGGTCAGAAACATCTGTTTTGAGTCGCCAGCAAATCTTCCTGCGTTATCAACAACTCATCAAAGACAATCTG aaagaaatttcaaaactCATCACCTTTGAGCAAGGGAAGACCCTGGCTGATGCTGAGGGAGATGTGTTCCGAGGCCTCC agGTGGTTGAACATGCTTGCAGTGTGACATCCCTCATACTGGGAGAGACCATGCCCTCCATCACTAAAGACATGGACACTTACACCTACCGTCTGCCTCTGGGCGTGTGTGCTGGAATTGCACCGTTCAATTTCCCAGCCATGATTCCTCTTTGGATGTTCCCCATGGCTATGGTTTGTGGAAACACCTTCTTGATGAAACCATCTGAGCGTGTACCAGGAGCACTCATGTTCCTTGCCAAGCTGTTTCAGGATGCTGGTGCCCCCGATGGGACCCTGAATATCATCCATGGACAACATGAAG CTGTGAATTTCATTTGTGACCATCCGGATATCAGAGCAATCAGCTTTGTGGGATCTAATCAGGCTGGCGAGTACATCTATGAGAGAGGATCCCGGAATGGCAAGAGAGTCCAGGCCAACATG GGAGCCAAGAACCACGGTGTGGTGATGCCTGATGCCAACAAAGAGAACACCTTGAACCAGCTGGTTGGAGCTGCTTTTGGAGCAGCTGGCCAACGCTGCATGGCCCTGTCTACAGCAATTCTAGTGGGAGAAGCTCAGAAATGGCTGCCAGAGCTTGTGGAGAGAGCCAAAAATCTACGTGTAAATGCAG GAGACCAGCCTGGAGCAGATCTAGGGCCTCTAATCAGTCCCCAAGCTAAGGAACGGGTTTGCCATCTGATTGAGAAAGGAGtaaaagaaggtgccagccttcTTCTGGATGGACGTAATATCAAAGTGAAGGGCTATGAAAATGGCAATTTTGTTGGGCCAACAATCCTTGCCAATGTCAAG CCAAACATGACTTGCTATAAGGAGGAAATCTTTGGGCCTGTCTTAGTGGTTCTGGAAGCAGACACTTTGGATGATGCCATTGAGATGGTGAACAATAACCCCTATGGAAATGGAACTGCAATCTTCACCACCAATGGAGCCACAGCTCGGAAATATTCTCACTTAGTAGACGTGGGGCAG GTGGGTGTCAATGTTCCAATCCCAGTACCTCTGCCCATGTTCTCTTTCACCGGGTCTCGTGCTTCTTTCAGAGGGGACACCAATTTCTATGGCAAGCAG gGAGTGCAGTTCTACACACAGCTGAAAACTATCATTTCTCAATGGAAAGAGGAAGATGCCACTGTTACCAAGCCTGCTGTGGTTATGCCAACTATGGGAAACTAA
- the LIN52 gene encoding protein lin-52 homolog isoform X1, with translation MAAPADGADLEASLLSFEKLDRASPDLWPEQLPGVAEFAASFKSPITSSPPKWMAELENDDIDMLKELGSLTTANLMEKVRGLQNLAYQLGLDELFSNVLSVLRVRNSFLHCVSNLLFLPTLLFYIPSQIFYIFKDFCFHTSY, from the exons ATGGCGGCTCCCGCGGACG GTGCCGACCTGGAGGCCTCGCTGCTGAGCTTCGAGAAGCTGGACCGCGCCTCCCCGGACCTGTGGCCCGAGCAGC TGCCCGGCGTTGCCGAGTTCGCCGCCTCCTTCAAAAGC ccTATTACAAGTTCTCCTCCCAAGTGGATGGCTGAATTAGAAAATGATGATATCGATATGTTAAAGG AGTTGGGGAGTCTCACTACAGCTAACCTGATGGAAAAAGTTCGTGGGCTGCAGAACCTGGCTTATCAGCTGGGACTGGATGAAT tattttcaaacGTTTTATCTGTGTTGAGAGtgagaaacagttttcttcattGTGTTAGCAACTTACTTTTCCTTCCAACTCTCCTCTTCTACATCCCATCTCAaatcttttatattttcaaagactTCTGTTTTCATACAAGTTATTGA
- the LIN52 gene encoding protein lin-52 homolog isoform X3, with protein MAAPADGADLEASLLSFEKLDRASPDLWPEQLPGVAEFAASFKSPITSSPPKWMAELENDDIDMLKELGSLTTANLMEKVRGLQNLAYQLGLDEYCLKCGRAGEEN; from the exons ATGGCGGCTCCCGCGGACG GTGCCGACCTGGAGGCCTCGCTGCTGAGCTTCGAGAAGCTGGACCGCGCCTCCCCGGACCTGTGGCCCGAGCAGC TGCCCGGCGTTGCCGAGTTCGCCGCCTCCTTCAAAAGC ccTATTACAAGTTCTCCTCCCAAGTGGATGGCTGAATTAGAAAATGATGATATCGATATGTTAAAGG AGTTGGGGAGTCTCACTACAGCTAACCTGATGGAAAAAGTTCGTGGGCTGCAGAACCTGGCTTATCAGCTGGGACTGGATGAAT ACTGCCTAAAGTGTGGtagagctggagaagagaacTGA